Part of the uncultured Anaeromusa sp. genome is shown below.
GCGGGCTTTTTTATCCTTGTTGGAGCTGGAAGAAGAAGCGGCGGCGAATTGCCAGTATCCCTGGATTCATCGTACCGTTGCCGCTTTGTTGGAAGCCAGCCGCCTTGGAGCGTCTAATGCCATGCTGGTAATCCATGCTTTTCAAGCGCCGCCGGAGGTATGGGAAGCCTATGTGCAGTTCTTGGCTTGTTTAGGGCTGGAGGCATGCCGCGGCGGTATTACGCCAGTCGTGCGCCGGGGCGGCTGCCAATTGCGCTTTGCCTGGGTGGACGGAAATCCAGCCTGTATGCGCCGTTAGAAAGATTGTGCAAAAAAGCAGGGAATGCGTTATAATTAATGATTGTGAACATATGTTTTTGTTGCAGTACAGGAGGAAAGAAATTTGTTGATTGAACGTGTTCCCCCCCAGAATATAGAGGCGGAGCAAGCCGTCCTTGGGGCGATGTTGATAGAAAAAGAAGCGATCGCCAGGGTGACGGAACTTTTAAAAGGCGGCGACTTTTATCGTGAGGCGCATCGGCTGATTTTTGAGGCTATGCTGGATTTGTACAACCGCAATGAAGCAGTGGATATGATTACGGTCATCGAGCTTTTAAAGCGGGAAGACAATCTGGAAAAAGTGGGCGGTATTGCCTACGTGACATCGTTGGCGAACAGCGTGCCTACGGCGGCGAATGTGCATTATCATGCTAAGATTGTGGAGGAAAAGGCGCTTTTGCGTCAGCTTATCCAGACCTCGACGAAAATTGCCGCGTTGGGTTATGAGGGCAGTGAAGAGGTATCGCAAATTGTCGATCAGGCGGAGAAGATGATTTTGGAGGTATCCAACCGCCGTATCGGCGGTGATTTTACGCCGATTAAAAGCATCGTTTTGGACGCCTTTGGCAAGATTGAGCAGCTCTATGAATCCCGCGGCGGCATTACCGGATTGGCTACCGGTTTTAAGGATCTGGACCGTTTGACTTCCGGCCTGCAAAAATCCGATTTGATTCTTGTGGCGGCTCGCCCCAGTATGGGTAAAACAGCCTTTACCCTGAATATTGCTTCCAACGTGGCTATTCGGGAAAAAAAAGCGGTGGCATTTTTTTCGCTGGAAATGTCCAAGGAGCAGTTGGTGCAGCGTATGCTATGCGCCGAAGCGTCCATTGATTCGCAGAAACTGCGTATTGGCGAGCTGGAGGATGACGATTGGACCAAGCTGATCAATGCGGCAGACCGCCTTTCGGGAGCTCCTATTTTCATTGATGATACCGCTGGTATTTCGGTGCTGGAAATGCGCTCTAAGGCGCGACGCCTTAAAGTAGAACATGATTTGTCCCTCATCATCATTGACTATTTGCAGCTGATGCAGGGCAGCGGCGGCAAGGGCGGTGAAAATCGTCAGCAGGAAATTTCCGAAATTTCCCGTTCCTTAAAAGGCTTGGCCCGTGAGCTGGGCGTTCCCGTTGTTGCGCTGTCTCAGCTTAGCCGCAGCGTGGAGTCTCGTCAGGTGAAAAAACCCATGCTCAGCGACTTGCGGGAATCCGGTTCTTTGGAGCAGGATGCGGATATTGTGGCGTTTCTTTATCGTGAAGATTACTACAACCCGGATACGGAAAACAAAAATATTACGGAGATCATTGTAGCTAAGCACCGCAACGGTCCGGTGGACAGCGTGCAGCTCTTCTTCCACAAGCAGTTTACGCGTTTTGCAGATTTGACCCGTATGCCTGAGTAAGGAACCGCTGCTGAAAGACGTGAAAAGGTTTTTAAGGGCGAGGAGCTTTTGTGTAAGCGGCGTCATAATTGTATTTGAGATAAGATTTGCGCGCGACTCGCTAAATCCCCCTGGCCCTGAGGGCCGTCCCCCTTTGGCAAGCAATGTCAAAAACCTATCGTGGAATAAACTGTAAAAAGCAATAAAAAGACTTGACAACTAGAACGTCACCTAATAATCGAAAAGGATACGTTTTATAGATCGTATACTACTTTCGATGATGGTGATGTAGCGTGATAAACCAACTATTTACCCAATTGAGAGATGCTCTTACGGACGTAAGTTTTATGTGTACGCATCGAACAAAAGCTACGTATTTTACTCGTTCTACCTGCACATTGGATTTCAAACGGCTTATGGCATTTACTTTGAAATTACCCAAGGGGGCGATGCAAATTGAATTAAATCAGTTTTTTAAAAAGTTTTTGCCAAGTTCAGAGCCCCAACGTGCTGCTTCTCTAAAAAAAGCACGGTTAAAAGTTGCGCCGTCGGCCTTTGTAGAGCTGATTAATGATGCGTTATCCACGATATACAAAAGTCCTTTTCAAGGCTTTCGAGGGTATCGAGTAGTTGCTGTGGATGGTTCGGTTTTCGAAGTGCCAACTTATGCTAAATCTATATTTGGCACGTTAAACGCATCGGGTGCCAAAGTGGCAAAAGCTCAGATTTGCAATTTATATGATGTATATAACCATATCATATTAGAAGGAGAAATTGCTCCTTACGTAACTAGCGAAAGGACGCAGGCTGCGCGGTTAATTGAACGTCTTGAAGAGAAAAGTCGTCACTTAGAAATAGAAAACCTCTATCTGTTTGATCGTGGTTTTCCTTCGAGGGAACTCATCCGCACATTAGGAAGCAGCCCGTATATCTTTCGCGTAAGCAAGGCTTTTTTAGCGCCGATTAATCGCGCAAATCAAGCGGATCAGTTGGTTGAAATCACGGATGATCAAGGAAATCAGCACCAAGTGCGAGTCCTAAACATTACGTTGCCATCAGGTGCAACCGAGAAACTGTTTAGCAATATCATTGACGAGAAGGTTACAATAGAGGATTTTAAAGAGCTCTACCAAAAACGCTGGGAAATTGAAACGCAGTATCGTACGTTAAAATCTGTCTTTGAAATTGAGTGCTTTAGCAGCTCTAATCTTCAGCTAATAGAGCAAGATTTTTATGCTGCAATTTATGTTTTCAATTTGCTAGCAGTTGCTCAAAACTATGCCAATGAGGAATTGAAGCAAGAAAAAGCAGACCTTACTTATGAGTATAAGACGAATACTAATGTCGCATTTTCCGAGTTGAAAGATATGGTTCTGGACATTGTATTGAGCAAAAACCCACTCAAGAAGCTTTTTGTCATGCGCAAGCTTCTAAATCGAATCAAACGCTATAGTTTGCCGGTGCGTCCAAACAGAGCCTCTACGCCTCGGAAAGTTAGGTTTGCTTGCGTCAAATTCCCATTTAATACAAGGAGAAATCATTGAAATGGATTTTTCTGGAATTATAGGTTTTTGACATTGCTTTGGCAAGGGGGACATGGCTGCAGCTGTTTCAGCCAGCTCAGGGGCCAAAACCCTGCCGCCCTTGTTAAAGGGAGGTGCCGCCGCAGCGGCGGAGGGATTCGGCTCTTGTTCAACATATTCTCTCTGGCCTTTCTTTGGCTTTTCTCTGTTGCTCTGCGTGAACCGTGCCTCATACCCTCCCTCTACTCTCTTTACTCCTGTTGAAAATTATACCGTATAACCCTCCATCGTACCCTCTCGCGACTCCGATTCTCCTGTTCAATCCTGTCTGTTCTGCGTAGCTTTCTCTTATTGGCGAATTGAAAGATTTTTGCAAAATAGAACAGGCGGCGGCTCTTTGTAAATAAAAAAGCAACAAAGGTGTATGGGGCGAGCGTGAGCGACAGGCGAACGTACGCAACAAGGCAGTTGAGGCGAACGTTCAAATGGAAATGAGGAATAACATTCGGCAAAATATTGACAGGAGAAGATTTCCCTGTTATGATATTTATGGTGAAAAATGAATAACTTGCGGGAGACTCAATCTCGGCGCTCCATGATGAGACCGTATTGAGTTCTTTTTATGCGTGAAAAATGGCTAAGCTAAATTAATCATGGCTCGTTTTGAGCTATAAAAAAGGTGAGTGATATCATGTCAGCAATTATTGTTATCGGCAGTCAATGGGGCGATGAAGGAAAAGGGAAAGTAGTCGACTACCTGGCGGAACAGGCTAACGTGGTTGTTCGTTATTCCGGCGGCAACAACGCCGGCCATACTGTAGTGGTAAAGGATGAAGCCTATAAGCTGCAACTGCTGCCTTCGGGCATTCTTTATAAAGGAAAGACCTGCGTTTTGGGCAATGGCGTCGTCATTGATCCGGAAGCCATTTTAAAAGAAATCAATGGAATGAAAGAACGGGGCATTGATACTTCCAGCCTGCGCATTTCTACGCGGGCGCAGGTGCTACTGCCGTATCATCGTCGGCAGGACGAAGCAGAAGAAACGGCTCGTGGCGAGTTTAAAATCGGCACGACCAAGCGCGGCATCGGTCCTTGTTACATGGATAAAGTGGCTCGCTGCGGCATCCGCATCGTGGACTTGATGGACCCGGAAGAGTTTGCAGCCAAGCTGAAACATAATCTGACGGCTAAAAATGAACTGTTGGTGAAGCTTTACGGAGCAGAGCCTTTTGAATACGAGCCCATGCTGAAGCAGTACTTGGCTTTTGCCGAGCAGCTTCGTCCGTATGTGGCTGATACGACCTACCTTCTCAACGACGCCTTGGACAAAGGCGAAAAAGTGCTCTTTGAAGGTGCGCAGGCGACCTTGTTGGATCTGGACCACGGCACCTATCCCTATGTGACTTCGTCCAATCCGATTGCCGGCGGTGCTTGCACCGGAGCCGGCGTAGGCCCTGGCAAGATCGACAAGGTAGTTGGCGTAGTGAAAGCCTATACCACGCGCGTCGGCGAAGGTCCGTTCCCGACTGAACTGCATTGCGCCATGGGCGACACCATTCGCGAGGCTGGCCATGAATTTGGTACCGTTACCGGTCGTCCGCGTCGTTGCGGCTGGCTGGACGCCTGCATTGTCAAATATGCCGGCCAAGTAAGCGGTCTGGATGCGCTGGCCATTACCCGCCTGGATATTCTGGACGGCTTAGACAGCATCAAGCTTTGTGTTGGCTACCTTTATAACGGTGAGATCATTAAAGAATATCCGGCCAGCTTGAAGGTATTGTCCAAGGTGGAGCCGGTTTACGAAGAATTTGCCGGTTGGAAGACCGACACTACCAAAGTGCGCCGCTACGAAGACTTGCCGGCGGCTGCCAGAGCCTATTTGGAACGCCTCAGCGAAGTGGCGGGCGTCCGTCTCGGCATCGTTTCTGTCGGCCCGAATCGCGAGGAAACGATCATTATGGAAGAAATGTTTTAAAAAACTGTTGACACGGGAATGACATGGTGATATAATTTCGTTCTGTGAGACATGACCTACTAGCTCAGTCGGTAGAGCACCTGACTTTTAATCAGGGTGTCGTTGGTTCGAGTCCAACGTGGGTCACCATCAAAAACTCAGCCTTTCAGGTTCGCCTGAAGGGCTTTTTTTTATCGGAGCAGAAGCTTTACTCACGGCTCGCACCAAAACAGATCTTTTTTCGTCAGCCTTTGTCAGAAAGCCTCGGCATAGCCCCATTATGCCTGCGTTTTCTTTCGCGCCTGACGGAAAAATCTTTTGTTTTGGCGGAGCGTTCATTAAAGCATCAGCTCCTTGCAGCCACTAGCTTTTGAGACGAAGTTGCTCATTATGCTAGTGGCTGCTGTCGTTTTAGACTCTAACTGTTATTCGTCTTAATCGGATTTTTTTGTTCTGTGATCATCTTGTTCCAATAAAAGTCTCAAATACAATCATTGCTCCGTAACCCTCTGCGAAATCCTCCGATTCTCATCGAGACTCTTGTTCAATCTTCGTACCCTCACTCTACTCCCGTTACTCTTGTTGCATTTTCGTATCCCGCGCCTTGCACGGGAGCGTTATTGCTTTTAATAAGAATTCGCGATATAATTAATGGAATGCATTGAGCGGATAGAAGTCAGCCCCTACTTGGTATACGGAACGGACGACAACCATATAGCGGTTATATAGGAACTCGCATGCAAGCGAGCTTTCTTTTGTATGTAAAAATGCAGTCGGCAATAAGAAATTTATAATAAAACATGGAGGATTTTTTAGTGAGATCATCAAAACCAAAAGGAAAATTGCTGGTTATCCCCTTGGGCGGCCTAGGGGAAATCGGCAAGAACATGACGGTGTTTCAATACGGCGATGACATCGTGATTCTGGATGCAGGCCTGTCGTTCCCGGAAGATGACATGCTGGGCATTGATTTAGTCATTCCGGATATGTCGTATCTGTTTGAAAACCGAGACAAAGTGCGCGGCGTTGTTTTGACCCATGGTCATGAGGACCATATTGGCGCGTTGTCTTATTTGTTGCGGGAGGTTAATGTTCCCGTATACGGCAGTCGTTTGGCCTTGGGCCTTGTGGAAGGGCGTCTGAAAGAAAATCGCGTAGGCAAGTACAATCTGGTACCGACAAATCCAGGGGATGAGTTGACGCTGGGCGTCTTCAAGATTGGCTTTATTCAGGGCAGTCACTCCATTCCTGATGCCTGCGGCATTTACTTTAAGACACCGGTGGGAACGGTAGTGCATACAGGAGACTTCAAGATTGATCAGACTCCTGTAGACAATAAGCTTATTGATATTCATAAATTTGCCGAATTGGGCAATCAAGGTGTGATGCTCCTGATGTCGGACAGCACCAATGCGGAACGACCCGGCTATACCGCTTCGGAGCGGACCGTAACGGCGGCGCTGGACGTGCAGTTCCGGGCGGCGAAAAACCGTATTATTATGGCTAGCTTTGCCTCGAATGTGCTGCGTGTGGGTCAGGCCATTCAGACCGCGGCTAAATATGGCCGCAAAGTAGTAGTAATGGGCCGCAGCATGGTAAATGTGGTGGGGATTTCGACGGAAATGGGATATTTGGATATTCCAGAAGGCGTCTTGATTGAGCCGGAAGAGATGAAAAACTATCGCGACGATCAGTTGCTGATTTTAACTACCGGCAGCCAGGGCGAGCCGATGGCGGGCTTGAGCCGCATGGCCTCAGGCACCCATCGCAGCGTAGCTATTGTGCCTGGCGATACGGTGATTTTTTCCGCTACGCCGATTCCGGGGAATGAGAAGTCTGTTTCCCGTACTATCGACAGCTTGCTTCGTCTGGGCGCGCATGTAATATATGAGCGTTCTTCAGGGGTTCACGTTTCCGGCCATGCCAGCCGGGAAGAACTGAAACTGATGCTGAA
Proteins encoded:
- the dnaB gene encoding replicative DNA helicase gives rise to the protein MIERVPPQNIEAEQAVLGAMLIEKEAIARVTELLKGGDFYREAHRLIFEAMLDLYNRNEAVDMITVIELLKREDNLEKVGGIAYVTSLANSVPTAANVHYHAKIVEEKALLRQLIQTSTKIAALGYEGSEEVSQIVDQAEKMILEVSNRRIGGDFTPIKSIVLDAFGKIEQLYESRGGITGLATGFKDLDRLTSGLQKSDLILVAARPSMGKTAFTLNIASNVAIREKKAVAFFSLEMSKEQLVQRMLCAEASIDSQKLRIGELEDDDWTKLINAADRLSGAPIFIDDTAGISVLEMRSKARRLKVEHDLSLIIIDYLQLMQGSGGKGGENRQQEISEISRSLKGLARELGVPVVALSQLSRSVESRQVKKPMLSDLRESGSLEQDADIVAFLYREDYYNPDTENKNITEIIVAKHRNGPVDSVQLFFHKQFTRFADLTRMPE
- a CDS encoding IS4 family transposase, encoding MCTHRTKATYFTRSTCTLDFKRLMAFTLKLPKGAMQIELNQFFKKFLPSSEPQRAASLKKARLKVAPSAFVELINDALSTIYKSPFQGFRGYRVVAVDGSVFEVPTYAKSIFGTLNASGAKVAKAQICNLYDVYNHIILEGEIAPYVTSERTQAARLIERLEEKSRHLEIENLYLFDRGFPSRELIRTLGSSPYIFRVSKAFLAPINRANQADQLVEITDDQGNQHQVRVLNITLPSGATEKLFSNIIDEKVTIEDFKELYQKRWEIETQYRTLKSVFEIECFSSSNLQLIEQDFYAAIYVFNLLAVAQNYANEELKQEKADLTYEYKTNTNVAFSELKDMVLDIVLSKNPLKKLFVMRKLLNRIKRYSLPVRPNRASTPRKVRFACVKFPFNTRRNH
- a CDS encoding adenylosuccinate synthase, translating into MSAIIVIGSQWGDEGKGKVVDYLAEQANVVVRYSGGNNAGHTVVVKDEAYKLQLLPSGILYKGKTCVLGNGVVIDPEAILKEINGMKERGIDTSSLRISTRAQVLLPYHRRQDEAEETARGEFKIGTTKRGIGPCYMDKVARCGIRIVDLMDPEEFAAKLKHNLTAKNELLVKLYGAEPFEYEPMLKQYLAFAEQLRPYVADTTYLLNDALDKGEKVLFEGAQATLLDLDHGTYPYVTSSNPIAGGACTGAGVGPGKIDKVVGVVKAYTTRVGEGPFPTELHCAMGDTIREAGHEFGTVTGRPRRCGWLDACIVKYAGQVSGLDALAITRLDILDGLDSIKLCVGYLYNGEIIKEYPASLKVLSKVEPVYEEFAGWKTDTTKVRRYEDLPAAARAYLERLSEVAGVRLGIVSVGPNREETIIMEEMF
- a CDS encoding ribonuclease J; translation: MEDFLVRSSKPKGKLLVIPLGGLGEIGKNMTVFQYGDDIVILDAGLSFPEDDMLGIDLVIPDMSYLFENRDKVRGVVLTHGHEDHIGALSYLLREVNVPVYGSRLALGLVEGRLKENRVGKYNLVPTNPGDELTLGVFKIGFIQGSHSIPDACGIYFKTPVGTVVHTGDFKIDQTPVDNKLIDIHKFAELGNQGVMLLMSDSTNAERPGYTASERTVTAALDVQFRAAKNRIIMASFASNVLRVGQAIQTAAKYGRKVVVMGRSMVNVVGISTEMGYLDIPEGVLIEPEEMKNYRDDQLLILTTGSQGEPMAGLSRMASGTHRSVAIVPGDTVIFSATPIPGNEKSVSRTIDSLLRLGAHVIYERSSGVHVSGHASREELKLMLNLVRPKYFIPVHGEYRMLRQHGALAEEMGVPSENVFYGENGHVFEFTRKAARMAGKVKAGRVFIDGLGVGDVGNIVIRDRQQLANEGVIIVVVTLDKQRNALLSGPDLVSRGFVYVRDAGGLMNEAQQKVRQALDRCSERNLSDWSSIKVQVKETLGKFLMEKTGRRPMILPIIMEV